DNA sequence from the Liolophura sinensis isolate JHLJ2023 chromosome 1, CUHK_Ljap_v2, whole genome shotgun sequence genome:
ATATACAGCTATACATGAGCTGATGCAATGAACTTCTGCATGTAAATTCTAGTTATAATAACGTCTCATTAACATGAACACGTAACATGAAGTGCTCTTcacccatacacatgtacacgtaataaAGAGAATGGCTGAATAGCTTCCAGCCTGAGTGAAGTTCTAATTACAAGCTACGCCTGCTGCGGAACGGTAGTGTCGGGTCGCCGTGGTCAGCCAAACAATCAAACTTCTTGACCACAGGCAGTtaacatgtatatcctgtataATTGTGTACCCGCGGTCAATAGTCAGCTACTGAGTGGGgggtagggggtggggggtgctGGCCTTGCTGTGAGTCTTTTCATTACTGGGTAAGGTTGTTACGCAAGTGTGTATTAAATATCCCTTAAGCGATCCCTAGAGCATCTGTCTACCACCACTTTATCTTCCTGTAGTATAACGACTATAGGCCTCTGTTTCTGCTATCAATGAGGGTGGAGAAAGTCTATATCCATGGTGGAGCAGTTAACCACTGACAGATGCTGGAGGTCTATATACAGAGTCTGGCCAGAGGTGGAGGCGGCAGTACATATCACAGGACAACCGCCGCCGAGTAAAATCCTAGCTACACCATCCACTACAACCCAGCCTTGTCTCAACCCGTATCGAACATAATCTACCACTGCCAAATTACAAATACGCCCAGGCCTATTGCATGTCCTGACATAGCAACTAACTGTTAGCTGCGATGCCACGGCCGATTCCATCTGTAACCAAACAGGTATTACCAAAATCTATACACTTATCACCTTTGACCGGTGAAATAGATGTTTAATGGAAATGTGCCCAGTACTATAATTGTATCTCACATATTCCACACAGCAATAGTACAGATCGACTTTTCGGGCATACACTTGCAGCCTATAGCTGTTCACACAATGCTTACAGTATTTGACGTGCCTGGACAGCGATTTTACCAGCACTGTACGTTTGTACCAGCACTGTATATATGTCGACTGTTGGCGTGACCTGAGGATTACATTTCGTGTTACATTGGATTTGTCTTCAAAGCGAAACCAGTTGGataaataagcaaaaaactTGAGGCAAAGGCCAATCAGAAAACCCAGCCCAAATATTGGGTTACCGTTAAAATGAGCAACTCTAAAAGAAGGCACAATGCACGTATGGTGGAACGGGAAGTAATATTCACAATACCCCCTACCCCCCACCCCAACACACATACCAACCCTCCCATGATTCTATCTTCGTTCAGTCTCTGAGACTTTCAACTGTGTCTACTGAACCAAATGATCCGAGTGTAATTCTGTGGGCCCCTGTATCGTATGTACGACCAGGCACATGCATGTCTATCACACAACACTAGACCACTTTTTACCATCGTATCACGAACATTGCCCCTCACATAGCATGTAAAGCTATAAATCAAGCTTTTACAAAGAGATCGGCACAGTTACTTTACAGTCTTACACACTACTCTTGCTTCTAGTTCGCTACACCTTAAGTATTACTTTAGAATGTTGTTATCCGTGACACTGTTATAAGTTTTTGATAACAGCGATTAAAAGACATCGGCCGGTTAATTTTGTCACGGCTATACACAGTCACAAGAACCCGATAAGGCCTGAAAACATGAAATGACTAAATAGCATGTTGTTGCaaagataaacattttattgcaaaataaatttaacagcaTTTGACTTAGGTGATCCCTCAATAACGAACGTCTACTGGAATTAAGACATTAAACAGACATTGTTTGGAAAATATGCGCACAATTTCAACTTGGACCTGAAGAGTTACTCAGACACTTCGACAACAATATGAAGATTTTAAGAAAACAAATTTCGCTCCCCACAGCACTTTCTTATCTAACATGATACAAATCAGCCGTGATATCACAAACCCTACACGGTAAGAGACTTGTTAATTCACGACAACTGTGCGCTACTTCAGAACTACGTCGCGTTTGGAGAATCATAAACGACCAACCACACTGAGTGCAAAGTGAAATATACACACGGACGTGCACATTTCACTAAGTTATGTAACAGATGTTACAAGGTATAGAAAAACACAGTTCACAATCTGACAATGACCTAATACTGGATCAGTGAGATCAGCGTTTATAGTCAAGAAACGTTTCGACCCatgcacaaacaaaacattgtataCACGAGTACCTGGATGTCTAAGaggttaaaaatgtaaatgatgaACAAATGTAAACTTGGTGTCTCTAAAAAAATGGTCGGGCCAAAGGGCTTGGAAGACTGAATCGAATGTCTATATTATACAAAAGGAAACTTGGTCGTTGTTAACTCAGTTTTGACACACCTGAATATGTTAGTGACTCGGGATTGGCCACACcttagtatatacatgtaggtagtgaTATACTGAACAATTAGCTACACTTGTACAGAAACGGTCTATCTTTCAACCACAAAATTACAGATGTATAACTGTGCTTtctgtaataaattgttgattATCCAACCGTCATATTTGTAATCACTGTTTCTATTTATACACAGACTCAATTACAGCCGCCCCTTAGGTTCGATGATTTTAAATATCACTACAGTATGGTGTTATCGCGTAAAATACTGGATACTGACAACCAATGCGGACCCGGAAAGTCCTGGCCTTGCGGAATATTCAGCGCTTCTCATTAGTGCTTGTACAGAACGAAATTGGCTGGAAATAACAAGAACACCTGTTGAAAACCTTAGGTATTTTATacctataaaataaaatccttaCAATATTAACCAAGTTACGTTCATGGTGTGAACAAATCCACAATATCTGCCAGTCGAATACCTGCTAAGTATGCACGGTATTTCATCGTCGTATTGAGTAAGTTTTGATTAGTACACATCGTAGTAGCAGTGCTACGGTAATGTTCATAAAATAAAGATCAGATATatcactatatatgtacacattgttCACATACCTGTGATATAATCAATAAGTCATCAGTCCTGGACAGCACTTATAGTTCAATATTTCACATCCCcgtaaatatataagtatatatatgtatatatatgtataaagtacagatATAAGTAGATATATTATGTCACTTTATTTTCTTCTTGCTGGATTTGGTTTTCCGTCTTTTGATGATCAAATCATACATTATGTCCACACACTCTGGAAGGCCTTCGCCCGTGATTGCACAGGCTGGCTGTATATGATATAACTGACCAGGGGAGAGGTCAGTAAGAGTCAACATCTTCTCTATCTCCTCTGGGCTACTCGCCCGTGGAAGGTCCTGTTTGTTAGCTACCACCAATAATGGTAATCCACCATAATCGGGACTTTTGACAAGTTTTAACAACTCCATTCTGGCCTCCTCCATCCTCTCAGTGTCCACACTGTCCACAACAAACACCATGCCGTCCGCTGAACGCAGGTACGATTTCCACAACGGTCGGGTTTTATCCTGGCCGCCTATATCCCAGATTGTGAAATTCGTACCTTTGGCCTTGCCAGACTTGGCCTTGATTTTTTCACAGTTAAATCCCACAGTGGGGACAGTACAGGAAAACTTGTCGAATTTAAGATGATACAAAACGGAGGTTTTCCCAGCAGAATCCAGGCCTAACAGAACCAACTGTACCGTATGGTCAAGTTTGCCCAGTCCGCCGCCCATAGCCTATGAATTACGTCCACGTAACATTTCAACCCACACTGCCACACAACACAATTCCCGTCCTTATTTTTTCCCTCCGCTTCGTTTTATACCTCGTCTGGGAAAGTTCAAATTTCACCGATGTGTTGATTCAAGCCGCACGTTGTACATAGCATGGGTCAGATGGCCTCGGTCAAACAGCTAGTCTCGCTCAAAATGGCTCCAAAAATCCGCGGTACACTCCTGAAGTTTTGGTCCCTTTAAGACACTGTTAATTAGACACACTAACCGTTGATGTTAATCCAAGGTAGAGTGGGGTCGGGGTGGCCGTTATCCGGAGGCTTGTATATATATCTCCCTCTGTTACCCCACAGGTGTGTCGATACCACCGTATAGTTAAAACCACCAAGACCCAATCTAGAAGAGTTCCTCGCAGAAACTAGAGCCAGCTCCAATTAGGGATCGGTCATCGCCGTACTCTGGGTTTTATCACCAGCTCGCTCTCCCGAAACACGGCCTCACAGAGAGCCGTATACACCAGGTGACAAGCGCCACATGCCGCGATGTCAGCCTGATACCTGAATAATACAGCCCACCGTGAGGTAATCCACTAACCCAGGACTCCCTGCGGCGGTAACGGGGACTAGCAGGACATCACAGCTAGATAGCCAGCCACCTCTTGTTCTGTTGCCACCCACTCCTGGTTAGAGAATGGTCTATCCAAAGACAAACCGGACACCTTGGCCTCAATCGTCGCACAAAACACTGCTATTTCTGTTCTGTAGGAATCCAGGTCAGTAAGATGTGTCTCGACCAATACCGATCCTCACAATAGCCGCGTCACGCAGAGGTTAAACTGAGTCTAAACCACTGCCACCAATATCACGGACTACTTTCAGTTAATATCGCCCGGTCGCCAATATATTACGGCTGTGTGTTGCGATATATGTGGATTTTAAGCTATCCGTCCGTTACCCATTAAACACACCCTACACATGTACGGACAGCTCTGTGCCGCAGTATTCGTCAATGGCCATGTACTATGTTCTATATGTGTGCTgatatatatagacatataaagatatataattAAAACCCAATTAATTTCAAGGGGAAAATTTTTGTGATTAGTTCAAAGTTAACTGAAAGATCAGATAATAATCATATATTATGTCTTTTCATCACAAGTGTATGCATGACAACAACACTTCACAAGtgtgaaatacaaatatgaacTCTATACGGTGCAATAAAAAATCACTATCTGCGCACATGGCCACTGACATATAACATGATATAAAACCAGCGTCTTGCTAGCCTTCACTGAAATGTAGATGTTCGTTAATTGCATTTTTTCAAGTTACACAACAGGAAAACGCAAATAATGCATTTCAGTAATATGTGTCTCCAGCGGCAGGAGCTATATCCTTCTAGACTTGTCAGAAACGTTGACTGTGATAGCACCacgaaaaacaaaattcataacTTGTAGATTCGATCTGGAGACGGCAGGTGTGCtggtgtttgtgtatatatatatatatatatatatatatatatatatatatatatatatatatatatatatatatatatatatcataataTAATAGAATCAGGGCCTTGCCCGTTCGTGTGTTATGTATGAACATACGTATTTGTGTAGTGAAACATAAAAGCATAAAAGCATGACCTTGCATGATAACTTAACAGTTGATACTTTACGACAAATAAATCATTCGTCCTATAAAATATAGTATATAGGTAGACATTTTACTTGCACGGATTAAACATATATACTATAGactaaataatatttatttatttgattgctgttttacgccgtactcaagaacagttcatttacacgacggtatccatgcagcattatggtcggacgacatacactgttgaccataaagttggaataaaatattttagccacaatcccagaagtttaatattatttttcgcctcaaaaataatataagccgAAACGAATTGATGCATAATCTCTCTctactacgtgtacaaaaatgttttattctatgctaATATGAGAATCACATAAGAGGCTCTGATGGTAGTGATAAAAAGCCCTGTGCCTGGTGCTTCTCCAGTGATCTTCATTCAGAGAGAGGTCAAATTACCTCGCGCATAACGGAATTCTCGCTTTCGCATggaacaaaaagtagtgtagcgGGGATTCCGGCTATGCCTCGTGCTACTCCAATGCCAATACGCCGGAGAGTGATTGCCCTCCATCAAGAAGGCTACAAAACAGTCCGATGTTGCCGATTTTGTAGGCATATCGCAAAGtacagtcagcaaaatcatcagACGTCATCGAGACGTGGGTCATTTGCGGCCACGTCAAACTCCAGGACGACCACGACTGACTACGAGACGAGATGACCGCCGACTGCTCAATCTCTCTCGCACAAACCGGAAAATGTCTGCGAACCATCTTCGCCGTTTGTGGCGGAGGCATTACGGAATCAATGTTTCCCGAACAACGGTGAATCGCAGATTACTTCAGCATGGTTATCGAGCAAGACGTATGACCAAATGTCCCCGGCTAACCGCCCAACATAAAGTCCGAAGGCTTCGCTGGGCTAGGGAGCACAGACAATTGCAGTTAGGGCATTGGCGACATGTGCTCTTCACGGATGAGAGTCGCTTCTTCCTGAAACCTGTGGACGGAAGGCAAAGGGTTCGTCGTTTGCGAGGAGAAAGCCTTCGAGATAActgtgtgcaggaaaacaatcaagggGGTGGCGGTTCAGTAATAGCTTGGGCCGGTATTCA
Encoded proteins:
- the LOC135480793 gene encoding ADP-ribosylation factor-like protein 4C; protein product: MGGGLGKLDHTVQLVLLGLDSAGKTSVLYHLKFDKFSCTVPTVGFNCEKIKAKSGKAKGTNFTIWDIGGQDKTRPLWKSYLRSADGMVFVVDSVDTERMEEARMELLKLVKSPDYGGLPLLVVANKQDLPRASSPEEIEKMLTLTDLSPGQLYHIQPACAITGEGLPECVDIMYDLIIKRRKTKSSKKKIK